In the genome of Burkholderia diffusa, one region contains:
- the metE gene encoding 5-methyltetrahydropteroyltriglutamate--homocysteine S-methyltransferase, with amino-acid sequence MVTTHNLGFPRIGAKRELKFGLERYWKGESSRDELKALGAELRRRHWNDQRDLDLAPIGDFAFYDQVLDMSFTLGNLPKRVQDFHGDALDNYFRVARGRSAQSAEEHAACCGGVAAGEMTKWFDTNYHYIVPEFHADTNFSLDPSRLLQQLAEAQAQGVAAKPVILGPVTYLWLGKAKDDSDRLALLPKLLPVYGALLDTLTAQGVEWVQIDEPILVTELDAEWRVALRTAYDALETRRIKLLLATYFGDLKENLTLAASLPVDGLHVDAIHARDEIDTLVRELSSDRVLSVGAINGRNIWKTDLNATLDWLEPLAMQLGDRLWLAPSCSLLHVPVDLASEEKLDAEIRAWLAFALQKLDELKVLATALNEGRDKVADALAANASAIEARRRSPRVHNPAVKAAIARIDARLGNRASPYTQRAPKQSARLNLPAFPTTIGSFPQTAEIRVARSQFKAGALDEAGYRKAMQAEIERSVREQELLELDVLVHGEAERNDMVEYFGEQLDGYAFSQFGWVQSYGSRCVKPPILFGDISRPKAMTVEWIAYAQSLTNKPMKGMLTGPVTILNWSFVRDDQPRSVSCYQLALAIRDEVLELEKAGVRVIQIDEAALREGLPLRRSQWGEYLKWAVESFRITANGVQDDTQIHTHMCYSEFNDIIASIADMDADVITIETSRSDMELLDAFDSFRYPNEIGPGVYDIHSPNIPTQDHIVGLMKKAAERIPAERLWVNPDCGLKTRQWVEVIPALANMVAAAKTLRSQAR; translated from the coding sequence ATGGTAACGACACACAACCTCGGTTTTCCGCGCATCGGCGCGAAGCGCGAACTCAAGTTCGGTCTCGAGCGCTACTGGAAGGGTGAATCGTCGCGCGACGAACTGAAGGCGCTCGGCGCCGAACTCCGTCGGCGGCACTGGAATGATCAACGCGATCTCGATCTCGCGCCGATCGGCGATTTCGCGTTCTACGATCAAGTCCTCGACATGAGCTTCACGCTCGGCAACCTGCCGAAGCGCGTGCAGGACTTCCACGGCGATGCGCTCGACAACTATTTTCGCGTCGCGCGCGGCCGTTCGGCGCAGTCGGCGGAAGAACACGCGGCATGCTGCGGCGGTGTCGCGGCCGGTGAAATGACGAAGTGGTTCGACACGAACTATCACTACATCGTACCGGAGTTCCACGCGGACACGAACTTCTCGCTCGATCCGTCGCGCCTGCTCCAGCAACTGGCGGAAGCGCAGGCGCAGGGCGTCGCCGCGAAGCCGGTGATTCTGGGCCCCGTCACGTATCTGTGGCTCGGCAAGGCGAAGGACGATTCCGATCGCCTCGCGCTGCTGCCGAAGCTGCTGCCGGTATATGGCGCGCTGCTCGACACGCTGACCGCGCAGGGTGTCGAATGGGTGCAGATCGACGAGCCGATCCTCGTCACCGAGCTCGACGCCGAATGGCGCGTGGCGCTGCGCACCGCGTACGACGCGCTCGAGACGCGCCGCATCAAGCTGCTGCTCGCGACGTACTTCGGTGACCTCAAGGAAAACCTCACACTCGCGGCCTCGCTGCCGGTCGACGGCCTGCATGTCGATGCGATCCATGCCCGCGACGAAATCGACACACTCGTGCGCGAACTGTCGTCCGACCGTGTGCTGTCGGTGGGCGCGATCAACGGCCGCAACATCTGGAAGACGGACCTGAACGCGACGCTCGACTGGCTCGAACCGCTCGCGATGCAACTGGGCGACCGCCTTTGGCTCGCACCGTCGTGCTCGTTGCTGCACGTGCCGGTCGATCTCGCGAGCGAGGAGAAGCTCGACGCGGAGATCCGTGCGTGGCTCGCATTCGCGCTGCAGAAACTCGACGAACTGAAAGTGCTCGCGACGGCGCTGAACGAAGGCCGCGACAAGGTGGCCGACGCGCTCGCCGCGAACGCTTCCGCGATCGAAGCGCGCCGTCGCTCGCCGCGCGTGCACAACCCGGCGGTAAAGGCAGCGATCGCACGCATCGACGCGCGACTCGGCAACCGCGCGAGCCCGTACACGCAGCGCGCGCCGAAACAGTCGGCGCGCCTGAACCTGCCGGCGTTCCCGACGACGATCGGCTCGTTTCCGCAGACCGCCGAGATTCGCGTCGCGCGCAGCCAATTCAAGGCTGGCGCGCTGGATGAAGCCGGCTACCGCAAGGCGATGCAGGCAGAAATCGAGCGCAGCGTGCGCGAGCAGGAATTGCTCGAACTCGATGTACTCGTGCACGGCGAAGCCGAACGCAACGACATGGTCGAATACTTCGGCGAGCAGCTCGACGGCTACGCATTCAGCCAGTTCGGCTGGGTGCAGTCGTACGGTTCGCGCTGCGTGAAGCCGCCGATCCTGTTCGGCGACATCAGCCGCCCGAAGGCGATGACGGTCGAATGGATCGCGTACGCGCAGTCGCTGACGAACAAGCCGATGAAGGGCATGCTGACCGGGCCGGTGACGATCCTGAACTGGTCGTTCGTGCGCGACGACCAGCCGCGTTCGGTGTCGTGCTACCAGCTCGCGCTCGCGATCCGTGACGAAGTGCTCGAGCTCGAGAAGGCCGGCGTGCGCGTGATCCAGATCGACGAGGCCGCGCTGCGCGAAGGGCTGCCGCTGCGCCGCTCGCAATGGGGCGAGTACCTGAAGTGGGCGGTCGAATCGTTCCGCATCACCGCGAACGGCGTGCAGGACGATACGCAGATCCATACGCACATGTGCTATTCGGAGTTCAACGACATCATCGCGTCGATCGCCGACATGGACGCGGACGTGATCACGATCGAGACGTCGCGCTCGGACATGGAGCTGCTCGACGCGTTCGACAGCTTCAGGTATCCGAACGAGATCGGGCCGGGCGTGTACGACATCCACTCGCCGAACATCCCGACGCAGGATCACATCGTCGGCCTGATGAAGAAGGCGGCCGAGCGGATTCCGGCGGAGCGCCTGTGGGTCAACCCGGACTGCGGGCTGAAGACCCGCCAGTGGGTGGAAGTGATTCCGGCGCTGGCGAACATGGTCGCCGCCGCGAAGACGCTGCGCAGCCAGGCGCGATAA
- a CDS encoding LysR family transcriptional regulator, whose protein sequence is MLERFHLVVIREVERQGSLTGAANALHLTQSALSHTVRKIEQQLGTPIWDREGRGLRLTQGGQYLLKLANRLLPQFELAEERMKQYAKGERGTLRIGMECHPCYQWLLKVVSPYLARWPDVDVDVKQRFQFGGIGALFGHDIDVLVTPDPLNKPGLRFDPVFDYEQVLVVADAHRFANADYVTPEQLTDEVLITYPVETDRLDIYNQFLTPAGIVPRRHKSIETTDIMLQMVASGRGVAALPRWLADEYADRIPVVPVKLGKKGIAKQIFLGIRDADASIDYLAAFVALAHESTWSAPRMLR, encoded by the coding sequence ATGCTGGAACGATTCCATCTCGTCGTGATCCGCGAAGTCGAGCGCCAGGGTTCGCTGACCGGTGCCGCCAATGCGCTGCATCTCACGCAATCGGCGCTCAGCCATACTGTCCGAAAAATCGAGCAGCAGCTCGGCACGCCGATCTGGGACCGGGAAGGACGCGGCCTGCGGCTCACGCAGGGCGGGCAGTATCTGCTGAAACTGGCGAACCGGCTGCTGCCGCAGTTCGAACTCGCCGAGGAGCGGATGAAGCAGTACGCGAAGGGCGAGCGCGGCACGCTGCGCATCGGGATGGAGTGCCATCCGTGCTACCAGTGGCTGCTGAAGGTCGTGTCGCCGTATCTGGCACGTTGGCCGGACGTCGACGTGGACGTGAAGCAGCGCTTCCAGTTCGGCGGCATCGGCGCGCTGTTCGGCCATGACATCGACGTGCTCGTGACGCCCGACCCGCTGAACAAGCCGGGGCTGCGCTTCGATCCCGTGTTCGATTACGAGCAGGTACTGGTGGTCGCGGATGCGCATCGGTTCGCGAACGCCGACTACGTGACACCCGAGCAACTGACCGACGAGGTGCTGATCACCTACCCGGTCGAGACCGACCGGCTCGACATCTACAACCAGTTCCTGACGCCGGCCGGCATCGTGCCGCGGCGCCACAAGTCGATCGAGACGACCGACATCATGCTGCAGATGGTGGCGAGCGGGCGCGGCGTGGCCGCGTTGCCGAGGTGGCTTGCCGATGAATACGCGGACCGGATACCGGTTGTGCCGGTCAAGCTCGGCAAGAAGGGCATCGCGAAACAGATCTTCCTCGGCATCCGCGACGCGGATGCATCGATCGACTATCTGGCCGCATTCGTCGCGCTCGCGCACGAATCGACGTGGAGCGCGCCGCGCATGCTGCGCTAG